In Seonamhaeicola sp. S2-3, the genomic window CATCTAAATCAATTTTTCCACCAGTATCTTCAACTAATTCCGAAAGGCAATTTAAATGCCCTCCAGCACCATGGTCGTGAATAGAAACAATGTGGTTTTCTTCACTTTCAACCATGCCACGAACCGCGTTGGCAGCACGTTTTTGCATTTCGGGGTTTGAACGTTGTACCGCATTTAACTCAATACCAGAAGCAAACTCGCCAGTATCGGCACTAGAAACGGCGGCACCACCCATACCAATACGGTAATTTTCGCCACCTAGAATTACAATTTTATCACCTGTTTTTGGCGTGTCTTTTAAAGCTTGGTCTTTTTTGCCGTAACCAATACCTCCAGCAAGCATGATAACTTTGTCGAAACCTAGTTTTCTCAGGTTATTACGAGGCGCTTGCGACGAAGTAACCTCGTTGTTTGAAGAAGCAGATTGCTTCACTTCGTTCGCAATGACGTCATTATTCTCGTCATGCTCAAACGTTAAAACCGAGCCACAGATAAGTGGTTGCCCAAATTTATTTCCGAAGTCAGAAGCACCATTTGATGCTTTTATTAAAATATCCATTGGCGTTTGGTATAGCCAATTGCGTTCTGGGAAGGCTTTTTCCCAAGGGCGATTTTCTTCTAATCTAGAATAAGAGGTCATATACACCGCAGTTCCTGCTAAAGGAATAGAACCTTTTCCGCCGGCAAGTCTATCTCTAATTTCACCACCAGAACCTGTTGCAGCACCATTAAAAGGCTCTACAGTTGTTGGGAAATTGTGTGTTTCTGCTTTTAATGATATAACCGATTCGAATTCTTTAGTTGTATAAAAATCAGGAATGTCAGCTCGTTTGGGAGCAAACTGTTCTACCACAGGGCCTTTAATAAACGCTACATTATCTTTATAAGCCGAAACAATATCGTTTGGATTTGCTTCGGATGTTTTTTTAATTAGTTTGAATAATGAGGTTGGTTTTTCTTTGCCATCAATGATAAATGTTCCATTGAAAATTTTATGGCGACAATGTTCACTATTCACTTGTGAAAAACCAAATACTTCAGAATCTGTAAGCGGACGCCCAATTTTCTTTGAAACGCCTTCTAAATACGCCACTTCTTCATCGCTTAACGATAAGCCTTCCTGCTGGTTATAAGCCGCTATGTCTTCAATATTTAAAATGGGTTTGGGTTGAATGTTTATAGTGAATGATTCTTGATTTAATCCGTTAAATTTCTCTGAAATCATAGGATCGTAATCTTTAAAATCTTCTGAAACGGCATGGAATTCCTCAATTCTAATAATACCTTCAATCCCCATGTTTTGGGTAATTTCAACAGCATTGGTACTCCATGGTGTTATCATGGCAGCACGTGGACCAACAAAAAAAGCATCGATTGATGCTTGCTCTATTTTAGGCTGGTTGCCAAATAACCATGTTAATTTTGAAATGGTTTCAGTAGATAATTCTTCTGTAGTTTGAACAGCAAAAACTTTGCTATTTGTGTTTCCAAAGAAATGAATCATTGTAATTTATTTGTACGTTTAAAAGAAAGAGCAAAAATACATTTTTTTAAAGCAATTTGAAGCTTAATTATTTAGAAAACCTTTAGCGTTATTAACAACTATTTTAACATTGGTTAAAAGTGTTTTTTAAGAATGCTTTTTACAGAACCGTAATAACTACTGCCAAATAGATTTAAATGAACCAATAAATAGTAAAGTTGATAGATTTCAATTCTTTGATTTGTGTTTGAATTTGCAGGAAATATTTTAAAATACGCATTGTAAAAATCATTAGAAAAGCCACCAAAAAGTTTGGTCATGGCTATGTCAACTTCGTTATGTCCGTAATAAACGGCAGGATCTATTAAATATGGCGTTCCGTTAGAGGCAATAATATAATTACCACTCCATAAATCGCCATGTAAAAGTGATGGTTTAACGTCTGTAAAAAGTGGTTTTAAGATGTTTTTTAATTGATTAGTAGATGGGATTTCTGCTGGATTTAATAATTGTTTACTTTTTGCTAATTTAAGTTGAGGTTGCAGGCGTTCTTCAACATAAAAATTAGTCCAATTTTGATGCTTTTTGTTTGATTGCGGGAGGCTTCCTATAAAATTGTCATTTTTAAAACCAAAATGAGTAGCCGTTGATTTGTGAAGGTTAGCCAGTTGTGTTCCTAAAGTTTTTAAATCTTTACTTGTGGGTGTTTTGGTATCAATCCACGCCATTAATACAAACGATTTATTGTTAAAAGTTCCGTATTGATAAATTTTTGGGGTAGCAATAGTTTTGGTATTAGCAATGGCTTTAAGTCCATTGACTTCTTCTTTAAACATAGAAAGTTTATCAGAAGTATTGATTTTTATAAAGTAGTTTTGGCTTTTGGTTGTGATAACATAAGCTTCAGAAATATCGCCACCCGAAACTGGTTTTATAGTTTGTATTTTTTCTGAAATTTGGTCTTCAATATGTGTTTTGAAATCTTGACTT contains:
- a CDS encoding fructosamine kinase family protein, encoding MLSQDFKTHIEDQISEKIQTIKPVSGGDISEAYVITTKSQNYFIKINTSDKLSMFKEEVNGLKAIANTKTIATPKIYQYGTFNNKSFVLMAWIDTKTPTSKDLKTLGTQLANLHKSTATHFGFKNDNFIGSLPQSNKKHQNWTNFYVEERLQPQLKLAKSKQLLNPAEIPSTNQLKNILKPLFTDVKPSLLHGDLWSGNYIIASNGTPYLIDPAVYYGHNEVDIAMTKLFGGFSNDFYNAYFKIFPANSNTNQRIEIYQLYYLLVHLNLFGSSYYGSVKSILKKHF